AGTGGAAATCTGTTTTCTTTACTTCTGCGCAGTTAAAAGATGTTGGTTACAGCCTAGCTATCATCGTTACTGAACATGCTGTCATCTTCATATCAGCAACTACTGGAGCTTTAACCAGCTTTCAGAAAGCAATTAGACTTATAAATCCTAGAATGGAACCTGAGGAATTGTTCAAGCTATAGTGGCAAGGCTCTGCAATCCCAAGGCATGGTTTTTATCATTTCTTGCATGGCCAACCACATTTACATCTTTTTGAACATTTTCTAAAAAATTTGAAGGATGATGCATCAAAATAGATGCGTTTGCTTTGCTACAGGAAAAGAAGAGCCAATTATATATGATCAGAGATAAATTCACTTCAATTACATTTCTTCATTGTTACACGTACATATCAAGATTGTCCTGCTGTTTATAAAACTTTTGAGTTCCTAATCACAACCAAAGATTGCAAAGAGCAAAAGAAGGCAAGAGTTTATCATATGGGATTCAGAATATGGACATTGGTATAAACTAGTTCCTTACTTCATTTACTATATACACTCCCTTACAAATTTACCTACAGATTCTGTGCCTTCAATTTATCTCTATGAAGAACAAAATGGAAGTAAAATCAGAAGCAATTATGCCACTCGTTTCCGTCTAATAGAATGTTGATCATGCCCTCATCAGTCATCACCCACCTAGAAAATTAAGCAGCAGAAACGGAAAAAATCTTACCACTAACATTAGGTGTAGTGGAACAACTACTAGCCCATTTAGCAGTTACCGTATCTGGTGAAGGCAGCGATCGGATATTTTTCAATAGCGAAGCATCGTCGCAATCTGGTGGTGAAGATGGTGGCAGCATACCACTCAATGGCTTGTTATCATCATGAATCTCCTCTGGATTCTCCATGAattctgcactttcaattctctttaattcctccaACACTTCATCCATGGTGGGTCTCATTTCCTTGTCCTGTTGCAAGCATCGAAATGCCAACTCTGCCACTGTAATTGTCATTGTTTTAACTTCTTCATCAGAATTATACCCAAAAGATGGATCAATCAACTCATCAAATTCACATTTTTGAATCCTGTTTACCGCCAAGTTAGCTAGATTAATCTCATGTCGATGCCTATTAATATCAACAGCAGGCATTGATGATATCAGCTCAATCAACACAACTCCAAAACTATAGACATCACTCTTATCAGTAAGCTGGTAGCATTGGTGATACTCTGGATCAACATAACCTGGCGTCCCTTGCGGTGCAGTTGAGACATGGGTGACATCATTAGGGAACAATCTTGAGAGACCAAAATCAGCAACTTTCACGCAGAAATTGTTGTCAAGGAGAATGTTGGTGGTTTTGACGTCACGATGTATGATATCCGAAGCGTGTAGGTAAACCAAAGCGCTAGCTGTTTCTATTGCAATGCTCATTCGAATAGGCCATGTCAGTGGACTGGACTTTGCCCGATCACCATGGAGATGATCAGCCACCGTACCATTGGGAACGTATTCATATACAAGGAGGAGATCGTGGCTGCGGCGAGAAGTGCATCCATAAAGAGTGACAAGATTTTTGTGGCGTAGGCGTGTAAGGATTTCAATTTCATTCATGAACTGTGCAACCCTTCTGTAATTATGCTCATACAAGCGCTTGACTGCAACCTCTCGTCCATCTCGGAGCTTACCTGGTTTTAACAGATCATGGTAAGCCCATTCAACTAAGCGATGGAGTATATACTGTAAATTTGTTTTTCTATATTGCAATCTAGTTTAGGTGATCTATCATTAGAAGatgctaattaattttttttttatctccttACCGTAATACACAGTTCCAAAACCTCCATCTCCAAGCTCTTTTCTGCTGTCAAAATTACTAGTGGCTTCTTCAAGTTCAGTGTACGAGAAGAGTGGGACACCAAAGTAGGCGCCGCCCAATTCTAGATCTGATTTTGAGGAGGGAACAGAATAGGAATTTTTTGACAGGAAGTTAGAGGGAGCAGGTTTTCTTTTACGGTAACTGAGGAAAAAATAAAGAGACAAAATTACTAGTAATCCGATGCCTGCACCTGAAAAGGCAGATTACataaaattgttaaaaatttcTGGTGCATGTTAAAAAACACTATAAAGCAGAGTTATTCTAGCTGTTGACTTACCTGCTCCCAATCCAAACTTCAATCTGAATTTGTTATTTCCTGCAAATAGAATTTGAAAAGAAGTATGATGTCAACATCAAATGGTAAAGATGAATTCATGCAGAACACAGTGATATCAACAATAACTGTAAAAACCTGCAAATTGGTTTTTAATCTAAGTTCACTGCAGCAGATTGAGTTTTATCAATGACCCACTTAAGAAACCAATGGAAATCAAAGGTTCTTTCTAGTGAGGTAGTTTATCAAGTGCGCAGTTATTGGAACGTAGCATACGGAGGAATATGTATGATTGATTCAAGTAAACATTTAAGTTATTTCATTTTTAATTCCGATGCCTATACCTTCTTCTGCATTAGCACAATAAAACTTTTGCTTGCTGTTCACCTGACAGTCTCCTCCTCTATAATAACACCTCCTGCAAGCCCAATGTACATGCACTTCAAGTGAGAAGTTGGCAGTTAACTGAGTAAATATGTCATCCTGACCATTTTGAGTCCGGGGAAGCTGAATAAGTGAACACTGAGGTGGAAGACTTGGCAAAATTTCTCGTTCAGTATAATATATACTTGAGTTATTGCAGCCTGAATACTCCAACAGGGAAGGATGATCACTAAGCTTGTTGTTGCATTCGAATAAGGTTAGGTTTTGACTAATTTGAAAAGATAGATAAGGAAGGTTAGGAAGATTTAGATATTTGAAGGCTCTACAATTACGAGAATTCAAAAGCTCTGAGAACATTTTATCATCAATAGAAATGGCTTCTGCCTGAGAGATACTGCTAATTTCATACCATCTTCCTCCTCTCTCCAATTTTATCTTCTGAACACCATTGTCACAACCCTCTACCGTTAACAAACCACAGTGTGGAGGACGTTTGGAATTAGTGAAGGGGAACTTAATCTCACCAAGCTTCCCACAAGGAAAAGGTGGACAATTTGGATGGTGCTTCATTTCTTGATCAGCAGAGTGAAGTCCAAGATGACACAGAAAAACGAATACTAAGAGATAGACACGTGCCATGCCAAAATTTCCGATAGAAACTCAGAAACAATAATAGCAAACACTAGGAGAGATTTACTTGTTAGTAAAACCAAGGGGTATATGTCCCTTAGTAATACACCTTCACTATATATCTAGTTCTTCTATTTGTTAAACACGCCAAATGACTTGGAAATTTTGATGCAAAAGACTGGAATAAGTAGACAGGAAAAAACATGCGGCACCGAAGAAAAATTCAGATGCGGCCCGGTCACTGGGACAGCATTTATATCTTAGTCATAGTCATTCCCTAGAATTCAAAAACTGGAAAAAGAAAATATCCAAAGCTGATGGTAGGCCTTCGTGGGTTTAGGTGAAGTACTAGAAGGGATTAAGGGTAGATGTGTTTACTCTATGCGGCCATAACCATATAACCGTGAAATTTTCTGACTCTAACAGTACGGATTATTGTCCGCAAGATATAATCTTCCTACAACCATTTAGttgtgaaatttttcaatccaaatgTTGCAGATGACTGTGGGTAAAATACATGCGTTAAACTTAGAGTTACTTTCCTTAAGATGGCTTACGCCAATTTGACCCGCTTacctcattttatatatatatatatatatatatatatatatatatatatatatatatatattttgcatGTAGAGGCCAATACAGTTTTATCTGGTCTCTTCTTTTTTATTTGACTATgagtctagtttttttttttcactagcCACTTGGCTATGGGTCTAGTTATTTTTACTAGCCCTTTCATGTATTAAGTTTAAAGTTATTTTCaccaaaaaaaaaaggtttaCACCAATTTAGCTTTCCTTATTATatattctttttttaattttttttattatgttgGATTGGAACTCCAACAATAATAAAGGTCATGGATTGATATTACTCAATTTCGTGGTTTCGTTCTGATTTCCTTCTCAGATTTCTTCAATACATTTCCTTCTTTGGGTACCTTTGTATGGGATCTAATATCTACTCAGAGCAGAgcatgaaagaaaaatcagttccAGAGATGGAAGGTAATGCTCTCTATAGCCTCAACTATAATACCACTTGGTACTTAATTGTGCCAACTGCCACCCCTTTGAAACTCTTAGTTAAAGGACAATAAGCAGCAGAATCCTTTATGTTTCAAAATTTCAACAGATATCTAATAAGCCTATTGGATTAATCATCTCAGAGTTCCGCAACGACAGACTAATTGACATCCTATGCAATTTAACTATGCCTAGAGCACAACTCAAACTAAATGAAGAAGAGGGTAGTAAAAAGAAAACTAAAATGCTATCTACACCTGGAACAGAAGGATATCGAAGCATGAGTATAATCTAGAAACTAATGCATACTCAacgttattatttattatataaattattattttaaaatattaattattttaaaaataattctataaCACTCTAGCTACCCTCAACCCtaaatcaaattttataaaaagtttATCTCCTCATCGTATagttaaaaaaatcataaaaataagatCTTATATTATACCTGATGGCTAATTATTAGATACACCGATAGTATTAAAAAATAGTGCTCTCTCTCTCACATTAAAGTGAATGTATGTGCACCGAGTACACCTAATAATTTCTCATTCCTAATTGTTTAAATCAATAATGTTATTTTCTATTTTAAATAACTTTATATGGTTAAGTGAGTCTAACAATCATATAAAAATAGGATTTATCCTattgataatttataattttagattTTTGCTTCTATttcctttaataataataataataataataataattttggtGAAGTGAATTTTTTGTTTTTATAATATATAGTAGATTCTTGATGGATAAAACATAATCAGCGTAATATTAAAATGATTATAGCGTAATATTAAAATGATTATACTACAAAATCTTCTGAATTTAAGTATGTACAATGAGTTTGAATAGTGTTCGTCAAGAGGTTTGGGTGATAGTCTACTTATATGAATATTGTTAAATTTGCATTGCTTAAATATATTTCTAAAATTAGttgtttaatatttattaaaactcatATACTTATTTTGATTGGATGCATTGTCatattaataaaagaatttaatatatatacataatgATGCGTCTTTAACAGAGTATATATATTAAACTTTTAGACTTACAATCTTCACATTTCAAAAATGTTGATACTACACTTTTaccaaatataaaattatattatcttaataatttttgaaaatatcaAACACTCTCCTCATTTTAAAGACCACAATACTCAATGCATATCCCTTTTTATTctcttaataaataaaattattttaaatatcttTCAACTAAACACTTAAAACAGCTTAAAAAGACCATATAATTAACTActtatttttaagttaatttataaattaaaaaatatattttaagtaaaaATTCACTCGGTCGCAAAAGAATATTTCACttgtgaaaatatatatatatatgtgtgtgtgtagagagagagagagagagagagagagagagaagaaaaggatGCAATTTACTTCAAATGTCATGGTAGCATTTGACTCTTCTTCGTGCGGCAAACTTGGTttgaaattgcaaattttcaactATGGGTTATATAATCATTTGAAACTTTGAATGCATGTATTAACATTGTGGACCAAAAGACACAAAAGAACAACACCCAATTTAAAATCATTTGGATTTGTGAATTTCTAAGGTGAAGTAGAGGATTCTTCATGGCTTGGTTCATATAAGGAAATTTCTTTCCAAGGTCTAGACCCTAGTTACGAGAAATTGAATTTGTTGAATTTCTTGACTTCCTATAAtacaaataataattaatttctaaCCTAATACCCCAATGCCATATATCAATCAATTACTTTGCTTTCATCTTGCAATTCTATATAGACATTGTTCAAAACAAGAAGAATTCATTGTTCAGAATATAACacgatttaaaaaaataataataataatgagtaaGACTTCATGGTCAAGTAAAGGCTGCCTAGAAAGTTAGAAAGAAGAATTAGAAGCTAAAAAAATAGAGAAatcttattataattaaaaaaaaaatcctcctaTTTAGGTAGGTATGAGATGTGGAAACATATGTGCAGTTGGCATAAATATTTAATATGGTTAGGATCAGCATTGAGAAATAATTGagagtatattatataattataataacatGGGCATGTTTCATCATGCTTTGGTCCAACTAATTCCCTTCAAACTATCATGAAATATATTCAACTGCCGACTTCATACGCTCACACCACACCACACCAAAAGCCACCCCATTAATCATCCCTAATTATCACTCCTAATTCTATGTTAGCTACTAATGATCACTTCACAATTATTAGAAAaccaaaatttatatatatatatatatatatatatatatatatatatataattcctcGATCAATATCTAGACAATTAAAACTCCAGAAATTGTGAAACAATATTAAAATTTGCATATTATATAAAATAGATATTTGATTATCGTGATGCCTATTCTTAACTAATCATTTATATCACTAGAGTTTTCAAAGTTTTATAAGGGTCATAGGGAACTAAGTTCAACTGGGAGGGTATCAACTTCAAGCTAATTTGTGGGATTAATTTCATTAATAGTTCCTTAATTTAGATAGTTGTATCTGCAATGTCTCTTATAACTTCAATTTGTATCATAAAtctctctaaactttaatttgagTATTATTAAAATCTTATGATTTGCTATTACTGATTTGCAGATTAAATTAAGGctaaatttcacttattatctctCAATTTGGATAAATTTACTACAGGCATCCCTCAACTTTGATTAATTTATCTCACAAGTCAAAAAAtcctttaatataaaaataattataacacaaaataagataaatagtaatttaaaattaaatatattattttactaATATAAGAAAAAAACTATATATAATATCAACctatattaaaaaagaaaaatcatccatacttAATTACAGTTtgaatatcattaaaataaactaaatagtatatattattaatttttctaacattaaaataaaattaaaggaagATATACCTATATTTGAATGAAAAAGTAATAGAAGTAAAAGTAATATTATTAACTTTtcttgaaaaaataataaaattacattatttttaataagattaattaattgtaaatatttataaaaataatagactatttttaaaagtataattttattttaaataatttacaaataaaaaaatttagctaAGTTGAGAGATAATGAGTAAAATTTAGCTATAAATTAACTTGTAAATTGATGATAGTATATCACATATCAtcttaataatattgaaattaaaattaaaaaattttatgatacaaataaaaattaaaggacAACACTAATACAGTCACTATGTTGAGGGAATATTGATGAAATAAACTCCTAATTTGCAAAAGAATCAATGATGACCGTCTAAATATAATCCTATAGTTAATTTCTACAATTCCTGAATCCTGTTCCTATTTTTACTTTGATGCAGTGGAATAGGACCAAATTCTTGTTCAGTCCCTGACTCAGAGAGCTGCAGAACCCATAAACTAAAATTTGAGTCCTATTTAATAATATTAGTTGTTAGATGTTTAGTAGCTATTATATAATTTACTAGCTgttagatattaattattaataattatttatttatatagtgatttaaaataaaaatatttgataaaaataattattaaattaattattaaatataaaaatagtgatattattttattaattttaattaaaatattcacttaatatttaaaaaagttaaaaataataatttttcatgaattatttttttaatatttaaaaattaatataaatattatattataaaaaaatataaataagtgataatattttaattattttaatcctaataaaaatattaaacaactTAAAAAGATAAAAACGTTGCCAAATGGGGGCGTTGATGTCCGGCTCCACATGAAAGTCAGGAGTAGGACCTGTTCATAAAAGGGCAAAAGGCTTTTTACTGACTTCACACCTAGATGATACTTTTTTTTTGCCTTAATGGGTGGGCACAGTGAGGCCAGAAAGGCACACGGTAGTCCGTTTCAGGCAACTGGCAAGAGTACTAAATATTAAATATACACAAGGGGCAGGAAGCAGGCGATCAGGCAGGCAATCAATATCTAAAGCAAACCCAGCAAGGCATATCTCATGATCTCAAGTGGCCTATCTTATCTAATGCCATGAATTGACAGCCTTATCTACAGCTAACAAACCATACGTGTGGACAGgcagaaagaaaaaggaaaagaaaaagaaagaaagaaagaaagaaactcACCTGTAGCTGCAGGGTCAGGTTTACAGTCCCAAGCATGAGGCCGGTCTGGGCAGAAACACCTAAAATGGTAGGTGCTGCTATTAAACCCACATTTACCTCCACTACTTTCGCATATGCTGCAATTACTTGCTGTCCAATTCAACACGAACCCTCTTTCTAGCATCCTTTCAATTCCTTCATTCTCTCCTCTTTGCGAATCCACAGGAACCACCAATTCTTTTTCACAGACCTCTGATGCAGTACCCAGTATAGGATCGCCATCAAACATTGATAAAATTGGACCATCTTCAGTTTCGCCAGAACAATTAACCTTGTACTTTTGAAGTTCACTATTACTACCTCCTAGTAGTGTTGAGTTGCAACGAGAAAGCAAGAAGAGTTCTGTCTGATTTGGAAATAGATTGAACCGGTCATCGGGTAGTGATGTGTTTTTGAATCGATGAGGAACACAAGCGGTGTTTGTATGGAAAAACGCGGCGTTTGAGACGCGAATAATCTGGTTTTTGTAGTCGATTTTGTGGATAGTATAATTATCATCTCGTAGTCTGAGAACTGGACGGCGATTTTGACAAACGAGATTGAATCCAGGGTAACCACAGAAAGATTCTTGCTGGTCTTGAATATAGAATGGGAAGGATATAATTTGGCCATCGCCACATGTTTTGTTGATGCTGCAAGTCAAGTACTGAGGATCTACATATGCACATGTGGCCTCTCTGGCGAGGAGAAGGAAAGTGATGATAAAGAGATTAATGAATGGATAGAAGGGAATTAACAACAAGTTTTGGTTCATTTGGAGATCTTGATAGTacagtagagagagagagagagagagagagagagagagagagaggatgatatTTTTATAACGTTAGGAGAGGAGAGGAGAAGAGGGCAATATTGTAGGTTGAGTTGAGACTTCGAGAACGAGAAGAGATGGGGTTTGACTTGATAATTAACGGAAACAAGTTGATTGAGAAGGGTCGCCCCTGCAATAGTCAATGACGAAAAAGGTATCCGCCTTAAATCTTAGACTGTTGAATCTAAGCCGATGACCTTGTGGGCATGAAGTTGTGCAAGTTCACCAATAAACATTGTAATTAAAGATATTacccaaaattataatatttactatataatatatttttttattcaaaccataaatataataatattttaataaagggGTTTTTTAGTCTCATAGGTTCCCCAACTATAAAGTTGAAATCTAATATGGAAATTTATTCATTAATTTattatcaaattttcaaatcatgaataaTATTAACAAAATTTCTTACATTGTATAGTGATATGGATTGAAGTGGGAAGCTTTGGATTCAAGTACACATGGAAACATAATCATAGATAGAGTAGAAGGTAAACATAATCATAATTAAAGATAGAGTAGATGGtatcaccaaaaaaaaaaaagataagagtAGATGGTCTTCCTATTATGTGATCTTCAATGATCAGATTAGTaacttaatataaaataataaaaatttattttataattaaaaataaatagaagaTAATTGTAATAGAAAAGGGAGTTTGCATTTGAATTCTATAATAAAGAAAGTATAAGTTTTTCTTAATGTGATAAGAGAGTTTctctcaaattaaaatttatctttgCTTTTTAAATAGTGTGAAGAGCATTTATATTTCTTAAGAAAATATGATAATTGAAAcatgtaaaattttttaagtgGTGATAAACATGTAATTATGGAGATGTCACGTGATTGACATGTATAAATCTACGAAATATATTTAAGATATTAAGAGATTTGTGTCGAATGTTTAGTGCATATTTTATTTATTGAGAAATATTTTATATGACATTACTGATCAATATATTATCGATCTCCTACTTAGATAATTAGTCATTTATGAGATGCCAGCTTAGGATTAATATCTGGTATGTCCTTTGATAATGTTAAAGTCGGAGTAGAAAGACGGATTAAAATCGAAGAGATTAGAATAGAGAATACCAAATTAGATGAGGTCCTTCTCATCTTTTGTTAATAGAGTTTCAAGTTGGACACCAGTATCCTATAGGAGGCTTAAGTTCCCAATGTCCAGAATATGTCCCCGTCAATGGTCAACTGAAGGTGTTGTATACAAGAGCATGACATTTATCTTGCGCTTTACATCAGTTCCTTAACTCCCAAACTCATACACAACGTAACCAAAGGATTACtaaatattttctttttgaaaattcTGGGTGCCATCAACTAAAGGTTTCGCTCCTGCCAGGTTTAGAtgggtaggatttgctaagttttttctatttttttattaataaaattttgtttataaaaaaaatatgtattttatatattaattcatttataaatgTATTCATCGTACGAATTTCATACACAAATTAGTGAAATCACATGTTCAtttgataaaatcaaataaataaagttCGATAATGTAATAATTGATTTATATAGAATTACGTAATGAATTGAATgtcaaaaatattttattaataaaaatgacatgtacataattattgattttttattttttattttaatttcgtgCTCTTAGATATAGGATGTGATATTATTCTATTTATCTATCATGATTATTGATAAAACTAAGATTTACtttattaaaaacaaaattaccttagaatctcccataattattttattaatatgcaTTTTGTGTTTATGTTGCACTAAAAATAGCaattatatgaaaaaaatttattatacattaaaaagtaaaattttaatataatatataaatatcctTATTAATCATTTCTATAATCTAAtcgtagacaccatattttggtccgGTAAATGAATTCTTTCCGATTGACCTAATGAAAATAGCAATTAAAGTTTAATGCAATTTGTCTTTTTCTTAAGTTTTTAAGTATATGCCTAATTTTCCACTTAGTAATTaagattcaattaaatttttgtcCTGAAATTCTAATCTTTTATATATTCCTTTAAGTTTTGTTTAAGTTTAATCGAAATTCGACTTCATGGTTAAGTTCAATCTCTTTATTCTAGCTATTCGATCTCAATAAAGCTCAATTTTATATACTCATTTAAGTTTTGTTTAAGTTTTAATCGAAATTTAATCTCTTTATACTAACTATCTAATCTCAAAAAAGCTCAATTATATACTCGTTTAAGTTTCAATTCTGTTTAACTTTTAATCGAAGTTCAATAACTTTATGCTAACTATCCGATTTCAAAAAAGCTCAATTTTTATATACTCGTTTAAGTTTCAATTCTATTCAAGTTTTAATCGAAGTTCAATCTCTTTATGCTAACTATCCAATCTCAATAAAGTTCAATTTTATATACTCGTTTTCAATTCTGTTCAAGTTTTAATTGAAGTTCAATCTCTTTATGCTAATTATCCAATCTCAATAAAGCTCAATTTTATATACTCGTTTTCAATTCTGTTCAAGTTTTAATTAAAGTTCAATCTCTTTATGCTAACTATCCAATCTCAATAAAGCTCAATTTTAAATACTCGTTTTCAATTCTATTCAAGTTTTAATCAAAGTTCAATCTCTTTATACTAGCTATttgatctcaataaatttcaattttaattaagtttcAATGTTGTTTTCAAGTTTTAATCAAAGTCCAATCTTAAAATTATCTGATCTCAATAAATTTTAATGCCAAAAAGTTGGAACACGAAATGTTTAAGAACATCAATCTTAAAAGAGGTTTtatatttcaaagaaaaattacaaaGTCACTCAGCAGGCAGATCTCCCCCAATCTGAGCTTCAGTTACATCGTCAACCTCTCACTTACTCTCCCTCTCAGCCTCTACACCCGGGGCGAGCTTCTCaagccaggagaagtcttcctgaGGATAGCATTTAAGCAGTTCGGCAAGGAGATCACTGTGAGCTTGCACGTAAGCGCTAGCTTCTCTCTCAAGAGCTTCATTCTCCTTTGCCTTCAGCTCATCCTCCTTTGTCTTCAGCTCCTCTCTGAATTTCACCAAGTCAGCTGCTTGATCTGCCTGGGCATCCTTGAGCTCCTTTTGCTGACGAGCTATATGATCCTTGGAAGACTTCACCTGTTGCTCAAGTTCTCTAACCCAAGCATTGGCAGCAATCAATTGGCCTTTATAAGCAACGAGCTCATGGATCGCCTTGGACATCTCTCATCTCAAGAAATTTACCTTTTCCTTCACCATGTGTTGAGTAGCCACGACTTCTAGACTCAGGTTCATTGATTGGTTCAAGAGATCGTCAATGCTCTCTGGGGCCATCCGAGCTTTGTCCTCTGTGAAACATATTATTGTGCTAGTGACTTGGGCCAGGTTTATGTTGCCTTTGACTGTTCAATTTCTCTCTAGAGACCACACTAACACTTGGGCTCCCTAGAGTTCAATTGTCCAGATGAAATGGTTTCTCCAAACGAGCCACCCTCAGAAATAGTAGAGGTTAGCGGTTGAAGCTGAGCTTGGTCAGCAAAGGGAGTCAATCTCTCAGTTTTGGGCTCTTCAGCTCGAGTTGGAGAGGTAGTCTCTTTAacttaagcttttttttttttagctttgaGCTCCTTAGCCCTGGCAGCAGCAGCAACAGCAGTGGCTTCCTTCTTTTTTACAACTTTCTTGGCGAGCTCCCTCTTCCTCTTCTAAGTTGCCTTGTCAACCTCGCCTCCCATCATCTCTGCACACAAAAAGAAGTTAGTGAGTTCATATTAGTCATAAGATTAAGATAAAGGGGTTTTACACTTTTCGGGCCTGAGATCAGAAAGTTGAAGAAGAAAGTTCTCATGGGCGACCACATTCATCAGCCACCACTTTAGTTCAGCCACAACGACATCAGAGCATAAGTACTAGCAAGAGTTTGCTTGGCTCTTTAGCTCTTTGACCACCGCTGTCTCATCCTGATTAAGGACGATCTTCTCTTGGGGCCTCTCAGCTAAATAGTTCTAACTCTGTGGAACGCCATTGAAACCACCGGGATCTCGAGTCCATAGAATGAAAAATCAATCTtttcaattcttcagggaggaggggtGTTCGGCGAAGAGCCCATAGTTCAACTTTGCCTAGAAGAATCAGTACCCGTTATTCTTCCACCTGGTAAGGCGATGGAGCTTAGCAAACACTCTCACAGTTGGCACTAAGCCCTTAGCTCAGCATAAACCTTTGAAAGCAACCAGAGTTCACC
Above is a genomic segment from Hevea brasiliensis isolate MT/VB/25A 57/8 chromosome 17, ASM3005281v1, whole genome shotgun sequence containing:
- the LOC110672085 gene encoding LEAF RUST 10 DISEASE-RESISTANCE LOCUS RECEPTOR-LIKE PROTEIN KINASE-like 1.1 isoform X4, which produces MARVYLLVFVFLCHLGLHSADQEMKHHPNCPPFPCGKLGEIKFPFTNSKRPPHCGLLTVEGCDNGVQKIKLERGGRWYEISSISQAEAISIDDKMFSELLNSRNCRAFKYLNLPNLPYLSFQISQNLTLFECNNKLSDHPSLLEYSGCNNSSIYYTEREILPSLPPQCSLIQLPRTQNGQDDIFTQLTANFSLEVHVHWACRRCYYRGGDCQVNSKQKFYCANAEEGNNKFRLKFGLGADLELGGAYFGVPLFSYTELEEATSNFDSRKELGDGGFGTVYYGKLRDGREVAVKRLYEHNYRRVAQFMNEIEILTRLRHKNLVTLYGCTSRRSHDLLLVYEYVPNGTVADHLHGDRAKSSPLTWPIRMSIAIETASALVYLHASDIIHRDVKTTNILLDNNFCVKVADFGLSRLFPNDVTHVSTAPQGTPGYVDPEYHQCYQLTDKSDVYSFGVVLIELISSMPAVDINRHRHEINLANLAVNRIQKCEFDELIDPSFGYNSDEEVKTMTITVAELAFRCLQQDKEMRPTMDEVLEELKRIESAEFMENPEEIHDDNKPLSGMLPPSSPPDCDDASLLKNIRSLPSPDTVTAKWASSCSTTPNVSGKIFSVSAA